CCGTCATGAAACGCATCGCCGGCCCGCTGCTCATCCTGGCCCTTGTCATCCCCGCCGCCGCGCTGGTCGATCCCTTGTCCGTCCACGACCGCGCGGCCCGGGACAAGTTCGCCGCGGCCTATGTCGGAAAGCTCCAAACTCCCGCTGTCTCGTTCCAATACGGCGGCAAGCCGTCCGCGGGCCTGTTCAAGTCCTGGCCCGCGGTCACCGACACCCAAACGGCCGGGACGAAAACCATCCGTACCACCGTTTACACCGACCCTGCGACCAAGCTCCAGGTGACGGTCGTGACGACCATGTATTCCGATTTTCCGGCCGTCGAGTGGGTGGCCCGGTTCAAGAACGCGGGCGGCAAGGACACGCCGATCATCGAGGGCCTCCAAGCCTGCGACGTGGTCCTGGCCGACCGCCCCGCGGGCGCCGCGACGCTTTACCGCGCTCTGGGCAGCAGCGCCACGCGCAGCGACTTCGCCCCGGTCCAGGACGCTTTAGCGATCAATGCCGAAGTGGTGTTCGGCCCCTCCGGCGGGCGGTCATCGGACTCGACGGCTCTGCCGTTCTTCAACATCGCCTCTGATGGCGCCGGGGTCATGGCCGCGATCGGCTGGAGCGGCAGCTGGACCGCCGCCGTGAAGAGGACCGGGCCGCAGGCCATCCGCCTGAGAGCCGGCCAGTCCGCGACGCGCTTCGTTCTTCACCCCGGCGAGGAAGTCCGCATCCCCTCCGTGGCCCTCGTCTTCTGGAAGGCCCCCGACCGTCTGGCCGGGCACAATCTTTTCCGGCGCTTCATCCTGGCCCACCACTCGCCGTTCCCGAAGACTCCCCTGGCCATGCTGCCGTTCAGCAGCAGCGTCGGCTCCGGCGGCCCGCTGCCCTGCAACGAGCACGTCTGCGCCACCGAGAGCTATGTCCTGGCCGCCATCGATCGTCTGCGACAGTTCAAGCTCGAGCCGGACGCCTGCTGGATCGACGCCGGCTGGTACGAGAACGCTTCCATCTCGTGGTGGGCGGGTGTGGGCAACTGGACCATCAACAAAGCCAACTTCCCGCGCGGCTTCAGGCCGATCACCGACGCCACTCGGGCCTGGGACGGCAAGCGCTTCGTCCTGTGGTTCGAGCCCGAGCGGGTCTACGAGGGAACGCGGATTGACCGGGAGCATCCGGAGTGGGTGACCAAGCTGCCCGGCAATCCCAACCGCCTGCTCAACCTGGGCGACCCCCAAGCCCTCCGCTGGCTCATCGGCGAAATCGCACGCTTCCTCAAAGCCGAGGGCGTCTCGATCTACCGGCAGGACTTCAACTTCGACCCGGCGCTCTATTGGAAGGCTATGGACGCTCCCGACCGCGTCGGCGTCGCGGAGATGAAGCACATCGCGGGGCTTTATGCCTTCTGGGACGGCCTGCTGGCCGCCCAGCCCGGCCTGCTGATCGACAACTGCGCCTCCGGCGGCCGCCGCATCGACCTGGAGACCGTCGGCCGCAGCGTGCCGCTGTGGCGCACCGACTACTCCTACTTCGAGCCCAACGGCTACCAGTGCCACACCTACGGCCTGCACCTCTACCTGCCGTGGAGCGGAACGGGCAACAACGACCCGCGCAAGTACAACTTCCGCAGCTCCATGAACGGAGCCGTGGTCACGGGCTGGGAGCTCAACAACTCGTTCCCGATCCCCCTGGCCCAGGACGACATCGCCGAGTTCCGCGCCCTGCGCCCCTACTTCCTTGCCGACTACTATCCGCTGACCGAATATTCGACCGGCGACGAGGCCTGGGCCGCCTTCCAATGGGACAGGCCCGAGGAGCGCGACGGAATTGTCCTGGCCTTCCGTCGGCCGTCGGCGCCGGCCGCCTCGATCGTCGTCCGCCTGCGCGGGCTCGACCCGGAGGGGGACTACGAGGCCAGCTTCGAGGATTACGGGATCGCCGTGGTCAAGACGGGCCGCGAGCTGGGCCAGGGGCTGTCGGTCAAGATTCCGGATGCGCCGGGCTCGCTGCTCATCCGCTACAAGCGGGTGAGGTAGGCGAGGCCGCAGGCCTGGCGTTCGGCCGCGTCAGTCGTAATGGTCGTGGCCGACCAGCCCCAGGGTCCCGAAGCGCGGATTGACGACGTTGCTGAAGATCGAGCCGAAGGTGTAGCTCAGGCTGACCTGGAAGCCCAGGTTGTATTCCGTGGCCAGCTCGCGCCGCTCCAGCAGGACTTCCTCCAGCGAAGCGCCGCCCTTGGGCAGGGAGAGCTGGTCGCGGACCCGCTCGTAAAAGCCGTCGACGTTGAACTCCAGCCCCTTGAAGATCCGGAAGGACAGCTCGGTTTGGAGCTGAAGCCGGTTTTTAGCGAAATCGTGGAAGTAGTTCGAGCCCTCCAGGCCCGCCGAGAGGCTGCCCCACGGCTCCTTGATCTCCAGGGTGGCCGAAAGGGTCTGGGCGAACAGCGTCTCGCGCATCTTGTCGTAGATCGTCTCCTCGCGGTAGCGGTTCATCTCGGGCCCGACCCGGTAGAGGAAGCGGAGCTGACGCCGGGTGGACTGGGAGTAAGGGCAGAGGTCGTATTCCACGGCGGCGTTGGGGATGAGCTTGGATTTCAGGTTGCGGAAGGTGGAGGACGAGACGCTCAGATAGACGCCTGCCGACCAGTGCTCGCCCAGGCTCTTGACGACGAGCCCGGCGAAATCCTGCGAGTCGGAGTCGCTGAGGATGGTCTCCTCCTCGTACATGAACCGCTGCCTGGTGAGCTGGCTGTACAGCCCCAACCGGATCATGAGGCCGGGCGTGATCTTGGCCGCCGTGGCCAAGAGGCTCAAGGTCTCGTCCTTGGTCTGGCTTTGCTGGTCCAGCTCGCCGCCGACACTTAAGCTGAAGACCCAGAATTTCCAGGGATCTACGACGTCGGTCGGCGCGAGGCTCTCATTCAGCTCGATCTTGATAAGGCTTCGGATCGGGGTCCGGGCGGCGTAGGGGATGAGGCCCATCCGCAGGACACCGACGTAGCCGCGGCGGATCTCCTCCTCCGTGGCGGTCTTGTTGGAGGCGTAGATGAGCTTGTTGTCCAGGCCGGCGCAGGCGCCCTGCCCGATAAAGGCCAGGGTGTACTCCGTGCCGCCGCTGCCCGTGCTCTGGGTCGTGATCAGGACATGGACGTCGGCCTCCTTGCGGTCGCGGACGTAGTTGACGAAGGGGATCTCGGTCCGGATGTAGTCGACGTCGCACTCCTTGCAGTCTAGGAAAACCTTGGGCGCGCTCTTGCGGAGCGCGGCCGGATCGGTCTTGGCCTCCTGGGCCGGGAGGCGGGACGGCAGGACGGCGAAGGCCAGGACGGCGGCCAGGATCGAAAGCGGGCGGCGGGCTTTTCTCATGACGGATCCTCCAAGGCGAGAAGTGCGTTTCGTGTTGCCGTGCCGGGTCCGGAGAGCCGCGGCCGTTGGTCTATTCTAAACGCGAAGCCGGGAAATAGATACGTTTCTCTTGGCGTGATCGGGCCGGTCGATTCTGATATCATCCGCTCGGGAGGCGCCCATGCATCACTTCGAGATCTCCGATTCGGCCGCTCTGGACCGGCTGGCCGTCGAAGCCCGCCTGAAGATCGGGAGCCTGCGGAGCCGTGTTCTGCGCCAGGCCAACGGGGCCCTGCCCTTCGACTATATCGTGCCCAACGGCGTCTACGAGGAGCAGTGGGATTGGGACGCCTTCTTCGTCGGGCTCCACCTCATCTCGATCGACCGGGCCGACGGCATGTATCTCAAAAATTGGTGCCTGAACTTCCTGCGTTTCACCGAGCCCGACGGCCAGACGCCTGGCGGCATCCGGCCTTGGTCCGGGCGCGACGCCCGCCTCTACCAGATCAAGCCCCTCATGGGCCAGGCCGCCTATTACGCTTCGATCGCCCTGGGCGATTTCGGCTGGATCGAGCCGGTCTGGGAGACCATGGCCGCCTGCGTCACCTACCGGGAGCGCAAGATGTCCGATCCCGCGACCGGCCTGGTCAAATGGTGGGACAGCATGGAGTCGGGCGCCGACAACAACGTCTCGCTCGTCCGGCGCTACCACAACAGCATGGCTGCCGGCGATGTCAACGGCTTCATGGTGCTGGATTACCGGGCCATGGCCTTTATCGCGGCCCGGCTCGGACGGCCGGGCGACGCGGCCGCCTTCGCCGAGCGGGCCCGCCGCTTGGCGGACGCCGTCAACGCCGTCCTCTGGGACGAGGCCGGCGCGACTTACTATACCTACGACGCGGTCGAGAAGGCGCTCGTCCGGCGCGACACGTACAGCAATATGATCCCCCTGTGGGCCAGGCTGGCCTCGCCGGAGCGGGCCCGCCGGATGATCGAGCGGCGCGTTCTGGCCCCGGCCAAAATGTGGGCGCCGCACGGCGTCCGTTC
The DNA window shown above is from Candidatus Aminicenantes bacterium and carries:
- a CDS encoding alpha-galactosidase; its protein translation is MKRIAGPLLILALVIPAAALVDPLSVHDRAARDKFAAAYVGKLQTPAVSFQYGGKPSAGLFKSWPAVTDTQTAGTKTIRTTVYTDPATKLQVTVVTTMYSDFPAVEWVARFKNAGGKDTPIIEGLQACDVVLADRPAGAATLYRALGSSATRSDFAPVQDALAINAEVVFGPSGGRSSDSTALPFFNIASDGAGVMAAIGWSGSWTAAVKRTGPQAIRLRAGQSATRFVLHPGEEVRIPSVALVFWKAPDRLAGHNLFRRFILAHHSPFPKTPLAMLPFSSSVGSGGPLPCNEHVCATESYVLAAIDRLRQFKLEPDACWIDAGWYENASISWWAGVGNWTINKANFPRGFRPITDATRAWDGKRFVLWFEPERVYEGTRIDREHPEWVTKLPGNPNRLLNLGDPQALRWLIGEIARFLKAEGVSIYRQDFNFDPALYWKAMDAPDRVGVAEMKHIAGLYAFWDGLLAAQPGLLIDNCASGGRRIDLETVGRSVPLWRTDYSYFEPNGYQCHTYGLHLYLPWSGTGNNDPRKYNFRSSMNGAVVTGWELNNSFPIPLAQDDIAEFRALRPYFLADYYPLTEYSTGDEAWAAFQWDRPEERDGIVLAFRRPSAPAASIVVRLRGLDPEGDYEASFEDYGIAVVKTGRELGQGLSVKIPDAPGSLLIRYKRVR
- a CDS encoding trehalase family glycosidase; the protein is MHHFEISDSAALDRLAVEARLKIGSLRSRVLRQANGALPFDYIVPNGVYEEQWDWDAFFVGLHLISIDRADGMYLKNWCLNFLRFTEPDGQTPGGIRPWSGRDARLYQIKPLMGQAAYYASIALGDFGWIEPVWETMAACVTYRERKMSDPATGLVKWWDSMESGADNNVSLVRRYHNSMAAGDVNGFMVLDYRAMAFIAARLGRPGDAAAFAERARRLADAVNAVLWDEAGATYYTYDAVEKALVRRDTYSNMIPLWARLASPERARRMIERRVLAPAKMWAPHGVRSLAADDPAYNNENVIKPYSNWQGPIWPHANWMVMHALLHYGYPEAALAVAERVTRLCLKDLAENGMMRENYHADTGAPLAAPDFISWNLLAAQMIDEARTGVFQPDPAQTLFSI